The Geminocystis sp. NIES-3708 genomic sequence ATACAGATCATCGTATTGCTATGAGTTTGGCGATCGCAGGTTTAAATGCCAAAGGAAAAACAACCATTAATCGTGCACAAGCCGCTTCTATTTCTTATCCTACATTTGTGAAAACATTAAAATACTTAACAAGCCATAGAGATTAATCAATAATAAAAGTAATTAGCATTTATTTTTACCTCAGTTCGATCTCAGAATAGATGATGATTGATTTTTGTTGACAGGCAGACAAGCGGACAGGTTGACAGGTAGATTGTATTTTTTATAAATGAATAAAATTTTCTCAAAACTGGATCGAATATTGTCTTCTAATCTCCTTGTCTTCTTGTCTCCTTGTCATGTTTTCATCTTTTTTTTGTCGAACTGAGGTAATTTTAATTTTTCGTTAACTGTGCCTTTTTAATTTCTGTCAAAGTGAAAATAGCCTCAAATTCTAAGCCTTGAGACTCATAAAATTGACGACCTCCTGCTTCACGATCTACTAAAGAAATAATTTTGTTTACCTGATAACCAGCATTTTTTAATCTTTCTACAGCCAACATAGCTGATTTCCCAGTAGTTACGACATCTTCTAACACCACAACTTCTGCATCGGCATCTAAATCAGGTCCTTCAATGTAAGCTTTTGTACCATGACCTTTAGCTTCTTTACGAATAATGAGGGCTGGAATAGGCTTATTTTCATAGGCAGACACCACACTTACAGCACTAACAATGGGATCAGCACCTAAAGTCAAACCTGCCACAGCAGCAGTATTTTCTGACAATAAAGAAAAAATTAATTTTCCAACTAATAAAGCACCTTCAGCTCTTAAAGTGACTTGTTTACCATTGAGATAAAAATTACTTTTCTGTCCCGAAGAAAGAGTAAAATCTCCTTCTTGATAAGCATATTTGAGAAATAAATCTAGTAATTGTTGTCTTAGAAAGGCACTATTATTTTCCATGAATGTTTTAACGTAGATCCGTTACAATTAGAGCAACATGATCTTACC encodes the following:
- the pyrE gene encoding orotate phosphoribosyltransferase, which gives rise to MENNSAFLRQQLLDLFLKYAYQEGDFTLSSGQKSNFYLNGKQVTLRAEGALLVGKLIFSLLSENTAAVAGLTLGADPIVSAVSVVSAYENKPIPALIIRKEAKGHGTKAYIEGPDLDADAEVVVLEDVVTTGKSAMLAVERLKNAGYQVNKIISLVDREAGGRQFYESQGLEFEAIFTLTEIKKAQLTKN